One segment of Pleomorphomonas sp. PLEO DNA contains the following:
- a CDS encoding transcriptional regulator, with amino-acid sequence MAGGWIQRYMKLTEFLGSVLGPDYEVVLHDLGDADKSIIAIANGHVSGRTIGAPLTSVALQSIINHSYETQDYRLNYVGVAGTKLLRSSTFFVKDEEGRLVGMLCINFDDSRYRELSDRILKLRHPDIFVETNFAYDEDAAAVRATPPSVESSESFPNSLTELTDHLLDEELRSREAAGERLSHKDKLALVGVLNAKGIFMMKGAVKYVAEKLGCSQTTIYRYLNRMNGGAEDGSET; translated from the coding sequence ATGGCGGGTGGTTGGATCCAGCGCTACATGAAGCTGACGGAGTTTCTCGGCTCCGTGTTGGGGCCGGATTACGAAGTGGTGCTGCACGATCTCGGCGATGCCGACAAATCGATCATCGCCATTGCCAACGGTCACGTCAGCGGCCGCACCATCGGTGCACCACTCACCTCGGTGGCGCTGCAGTCGATTATCAACCACTCCTATGAGACGCAGGATTATCGCCTCAACTATGTTGGTGTTGCCGGTACCAAACTGCTGCGTTCCTCGACATTCTTCGTCAAGGACGAGGAGGGGCGCCTCGTTGGCATGCTATGCATCAACTTCGACGACAGCCGCTACCGCGAGCTGTCCGACCGCATCCTGAAGCTGCGCCACCCCGACATCTTCGTCGAGACCAACTTCGCTTATGACGAGGATGCGGCGGCCGTGCGGGCTACGCCCCCGTCGGTCGAGAGTAGCGAGAGTTTTCCCAATTCCCTGACCGAACTCACCGACCATCTGCTCGATGAAGAGTTGCGGTCACGCGAGGCGGCCGGCGAACGGCTCAGCCACAAGGACAAGCTCGCCTTGGTGGGGGTCCTCAACGCCAAGGGTATCTTCATGATGAAGGGCGCCGTCAAATACGTCGCCGAAAAGCTCGGGTGTTCGCAGACCACAATCTACCGCTATCTCAACCGCATGAACGGCGGGGCGGAGGACGGCAGCGAAACCTGA
- a CDS encoding lysylphosphatidylglycerol synthase domain-containing protein: MKLKRYFWPVVATATIVLSVWLLLRELHGLSLEKVGDSLAAIPALHWVFAAISTLVAYAALAGYDRVALLHLGRRIDWLFITICSFTTYALSHNIGASVVSGGVVRYRAYSTKGLSPAEIGLLVAFCSFTFILGTVTLIGFVLVLDPDIVLRFGDLLPLTASRATGVFLLLLVALYLIGSLLRLRPLHIGRFAIVYPSLHVTLSQIAVAASELLGAAGIIYFALPEAGNPGYFIVLGIFLMSFSAALISHVPGGLGVLELVFVMGLPDMAGADVIAALLVFRLFYLIVPLMMALVVVLLFERSRFRSEQVSEKT, encoded by the coding sequence ATGAAGCTAAAGCGTTATTTCTGGCCGGTGGTGGCGACAGCGACAATTGTGCTTTCCGTCTGGCTTCTTCTGCGGGAACTGCACGGGCTCTCCCTGGAAAAGGTTGGCGATAGCCTTGCCGCGATTCCCGCCCTGCATTGGGTTTTCGCGGCCATATCAACGTTGGTCGCTTACGCGGCGCTCGCGGGGTACGACCGGGTGGCGCTTCTGCATCTCGGCAGGCGAATCGATTGGCTGTTCATCACCATCTGCTCGTTCACCACCTATGCGTTGTCGCACAATATCGGTGCCTCGGTCGTCTCTGGCGGCGTGGTTCGCTATCGTGCCTATTCGACCAAGGGGCTGTCGCCAGCCGAGATCGGTCTCCTCGTTGCTTTTTGCTCGTTCACCTTCATCCTCGGCACGGTGACACTGATCGGCTTCGTCCTGGTGCTCGACCCGGACATCGTCCTTCGCTTCGGTGACCTTTTGCCCCTCACCGCGTCGCGGGCGACGGGTGTTTTTCTTCTGCTGCTGGTGGCGCTCTACCTGATCGGCAGTCTCCTGCGACTGCGGCCGCTCCATATTGGCCGCTTCGCTATCGTCTATCCGTCATTGCATGTGACGCTGTCGCAGATAGCCGTCGCGGCCAGCGAATTGCTGGGGGCGGCCGGCATTATCTATTTCGCCCTGCCGGAAGCCGGCAATCCCGGCTACTTCATTGTGCTCGGTATCTTCCTGATGTCGTTTTCGGCGGCATTGATCTCGCATGTGCCCGGCGGCCTCGGCGTGCTGGAACTGGTGTTCGTCATGGGGCTACCGGATATGGCCGGCGCTGACGTGATCGCCGCGCTCCTGGTGTTTCGCCTTTTTTATCTGATCGTTCCCTTGATGATGGCGCTGGTGGTGGTGCTGCTGTTCGAGCGGTCGCGCTTCCGTTCGGAACAGGTCTCCGAGAAAACATGA
- a CDS encoding amino acid permease — protein MSSETQSHLARGLKNRHIQMIALGGAIGTGLFYGSAASIKLVGPGIIVSYIIGGFVMYLIMRMLGEMSTEEPVAGAFSHFAYKYWGEFAGFLAGWNYWFLYILVSMAELTVVGIYVAYWFPDFPHWLTSLIVLVSITGINLINVRLYGEAEFWFAIIKVLAVIGMIVLGLVLIVFGLGGEATGLSNLWVHGGFLPNGVWGLLLSLVVVMFSFGGTELIGITAGEADDPKKSIPQAIRQVMWRILIFYIGALTVMMIIFPWDQVGMEGSPFVTIFSKLGIGSAANILNFVVLTAAVSVYNSGIYSNGRMLYSLAEQGNAPKVFTKLGGNKVPYVAILFSSACTLVVVLINYLVPEGAFMQVMALATTAATITWVMIVLVHMKFRKAHAADAGKLTFPAPFYPIANYFCVAFMAMIIVVMTQMPDMRMSVLVLPVWLIVLYVGFMFRGNARTAAAE, from the coding sequence ATGTCTTCGGAAACGCAATCGCATCTCGCGCGCGGTCTCAAGAACCGCCACATCCAGATGATCGCTCTCGGTGGAGCGATCGGCACGGGCTTGTTCTACGGCTCGGCTGCCTCGATCAAGCTGGTCGGGCCCGGCATCATCGTCTCTTACATCATCGGCGGCTTCGTGATGTATCTCATCATGCGCATGCTCGGTGAGATGTCGACCGAAGAACCGGTCGCCGGCGCCTTCAGCCACTTCGCCTACAAATACTGGGGCGAGTTCGCCGGATTCCTGGCCGGCTGGAACTACTGGTTCCTCTACATCCTCGTCTCGATGGCCGAACTGACGGTGGTGGGCATCTACGTTGCCTACTGGTTCCCCGACTTTCCACATTGGCTGACATCGCTGATCGTGCTGGTCTCGATCACCGGCATCAACCTGATCAACGTCCGCCTTTATGGCGAAGCCGAATTCTGGTTCGCCATCATCAAGGTGCTGGCGGTGATCGGCATGATCGTCCTCGGTCTGGTGCTGATCGTCTTCGGCCTCGGCGGCGAAGCAACCGGCCTGTCGAACCTTTGGGTGCATGGCGGCTTCCTGCCGAACGGCGTCTGGGGGCTCCTGCTGTCACTCGTCGTGGTGATGTTCTCCTTCGGCGGCACGGAACTGATCGGCATCACTGCCGGCGAAGCGGACGATCCGAAGAAGTCGATCCCCCAGGCCATCCGTCAGGTGATGTGGCGTATCCTGATCTTCTACATCGGCGCCCTCACCGTGATGATGATCATTTTCCCGTGGGATCAGGTCGGCATGGAAGGCAGCCCGTTCGTCACCATCTTCTCAAAGCTCGGCATCGGCTCCGCTGCCAATATCCTGAACTTCGTGGTGCTGACGGCCGCCGTCTCGGTCTACAACTCCGGCATCTACTCCAACGGCCGCATGCTCTACAGCCTTGCCGAACAGGGCAACGCCCCGAAGGTGTTCACCAAGCTCGGCGGCAACAAGGTCCCCTATGTGGCGATCCTGTTCTCGTCGGCCTGCACGCTCGTCGTAGTCCTCATCAACTACCTGGTCCCCGAGGGAGCCTTCATGCAGGTGATGGCTCTTGCCACCACTGCCGCCACCATCACCTGGGTGATGATCGTGCTGGTCCACATGAAGTTCCGCAAGGCGCATGCGGCGGACGCCGGCAAGCTGACCTTCCCGGCGCCCTTCTACCCGATCGCCAACTACTTCTGCGTCGCCTTCATGGCCATGATCATCGTGGTGATGACCCAGATGCCGGACATGCGCATGTCGGTTCTCGTCCTGCCGGTCTGGCTGATCGTCCTCTACGTCGGCTTCATGTTCCGCGGTAACGCGCGGACTGCCGCCGCCGAATAA
- a CDS encoding tryptophanase — MAIKYFPEPFRIKAVEPLRMLSAEERAAKIAEAHYNVFNLAGEDCYIDLLTDSGTGAMSQEQWAGVMRGDEAYAGSSSYYKLLEAGKDIFNYGYIQPVHQGRAAEKVLFPILLGKGKFAISNMFFDTTRAHVELTGARCIDCVVAVAKDPSHRAPFKGNMDVAKLKKTIAELGAENIGLIVMTITNNSAGGQPVSMQNMREVAEIAKANGITLDIDAARYAENAYFVQRDEPGYQNKSIKEIIREMFSYGDMFTMSAKKDAIVNIGGLIGVKDANSPLILKIKANCISYEGFFTYGGLAGRDLEALAIGLYEGIDNDYLRYRIGQVEYLAARLDDAGIGYQTPAGGHGVFVDARAMLPHIPYNEFPGQVLAIELYKEAGIRSCDIGSYMLGNDPDTGKQLKADFEFTRLAIPRRVYTQAHIDIMAEALIEIKQRAHTITRGYRITWEPPILRHFQAHLEPIATDAKRVKQ; from the coding sequence ATGGCTATCAAGTATTTCCCCGAACCGTTCCGCATCAAGGCAGTGGAACCGCTCAGGATGCTCTCGGCGGAGGAGCGCGCGGCGAAGATCGCCGAGGCGCACTACAACGTCTTCAACCTTGCCGGCGAGGACTGCTACATCGACCTGTTGACCGATAGCGGCACCGGCGCCATGAGCCAGGAGCAGTGGGCCGGCGTAATGCGCGGCGACGAGGCCTACGCTGGTTCGTCGAGCTATTACAAGCTGCTCGAGGCGGGCAAGGACATCTTCAATTACGGCTACATCCAGCCCGTGCACCAGGGCCGGGCCGCCGAGAAGGTGCTGTTCCCGATCCTGCTCGGCAAGGGCAAGTTCGCCATCTCCAACATGTTCTTCGATACGACGCGCGCCCATGTCGAACTGACCGGCGCCCGCTGCATCGACTGCGTCGTCGCGGTCGCCAAGGATCCGTCGCACCGCGCGCCCTTCAAGGGCAACATGGATGTTGCGAAACTGAAGAAGACCATCGCCGAGCTGGGCGCCGAGAACATTGGCCTGATCGTCATGACGATCACCAACAACTCGGCCGGTGGCCAGCCGGTGTCGATGCAGAACATGCGCGAGGTCGCCGAGATCGCCAAGGCCAACGGCATCACGCTCGACATCGACGCCGCCCGCTATGCCGAGAACGCCTATTTCGTGCAGCGTGACGAGCCGGGCTATCAGAACAAGTCGATCAAGGAGATCATCCGCGAGATGTTCTCCTACGGCGACATGTTCACCATGTCGGCCAAGAAGGATGCCATCGTCAACATCGGCGGCTTGATCGGCGTCAAGGATGCCAACTCGCCACTGATCCTGAAGATCAAGGCGAACTGCATCTCCTACGAGGGCTTCTTCACCTATGGCGGCCTCGCCGGCCGCGACCTCGAAGCGTTGGCCATCGGCCTCTACGAGGGTATCGACAACGACTACCTGCGTTACCGCATCGGTCAGGTGGAGTACCTCGCCGCTCGCCTCGACGACGCCGGCATCGGCTATCAGACCCCGGCCGGTGGCCATGGTGTGTTCGTCGACGCCCGCGCCATGTTGCCGCACATTCCTTACAACGAGTTCCCCGGCCAGGTGCTGGCCATCGAGCTCTACAAGGAAGCGGGCATCCGCTCCTGCGACATCGGCTCTTACATGCTGGGCAACGACCCGGACACGGGCAAGCAGCTCAAGGCCGATTTCGAGTTCACCCGCCTCGCCATTCCGCGCCGGGTCTACACGCAGGCCCACATCGACATCATGGCCGAGGCCCTGATCGAGATCAAACAGCGCGCCCACACCATCACGCGCGGCTATCGCATCACCTGGGAGCCGCCAATTCTCAGGCACTTCCAGGCGCATCTCGAGCCGATCGCCACGGACGCCAAGCGGGTGAAACAATAG
- a CDS encoding FAD-dependent oxidoreductase, with protein sequence MKIIIVGGVAGGATAAARLRRLDEKAEIVLIERGPYISFANCGLPYHISGAIPERNKLLVTSEAGFEARYHVDVRSRTEAISIDRAAKTVTLRNLDSCEEMTESYDRLLLSPGAEVLKPPTPGIGSPRIFTLRNIPDLDRIMASLAENKPRRAVVIGGGYIGLEVAENFHERGLFTTVVEGAPHVLAPFDDEMAAIVHAHMRDKEIELHLDDKVEHFEDRPDHTIVFLASGKRIQADIVVLAIGVRPEVKLARDAGLELGAVGGIKVDEHLATSDPDIFAVGDAIEVMNRVSGRMALIPLAGPANRQARIIADNMLSADPADYKSYGGTLGTAILKVFDLAAACTGLNEAAVKALGIPYRASITHSGSHASYYPGSQQISLKLVYGLDGTILGAQAVGVDGADKRIDIIATAIRAGLKVTDLTELELAYAPPFGSAKDPVNIAGYVAENVLNGSHEIIGWRDLRDLLRDAPTSVQLVDVRTPEEFSIRTLPGARNIELDHLRERLGELDPKQPLIVFCQVGLRGYLAYRVLKQAGFKDARNLTGGFKTYSWATEKQSSTDIFDYEDIRRRDPSEVEPQKGSCRVGVTDGVQTLDVTGLQCPGPILKTFRAIEAMEAGDLLEVRASDPAFGRDIRAWADKTGHQLLGVGTEKGVITARIRKAAPALVPADVGVAAAPRDGATLVVFSGDLDKVMASLIIANGALAMGSKVTLFFTFWGLNVLRKPDAPSPRKPMIDAAFGFMLPKGAGRLNRLSNMNFAGLGGRLMRKVMGDKHVDSPASLLASLVDGGATLVACQMSMDVMGIRREELIDGVEIGGVATFLGRAQQSATTLFI encoded by the coding sequence ATGAAGATCATCATCGTTGGCGGCGTTGCCGGTGGCGCCACCGCTGCGGCTCGCCTGCGCCGCCTCGACGAGAAAGCGGAAATCGTCCTTATCGAGCGCGGCCCTTACATCAGCTTTGCCAACTGTGGGCTGCCCTATCACATCTCCGGCGCCATTCCCGAGCGCAACAAGCTGTTGGTCACCTCGGAGGCGGGGTTCGAGGCGCGCTATCACGTTGATGTCCGCTCGCGTACCGAAGCGATCTCCATCGACCGCGCCGCCAAGACCGTGACGCTGCGCAATCTCGACAGCTGCGAGGAGATGACGGAGAGCTACGACCGCCTGCTGCTATCGCCCGGCGCCGAAGTCCTGAAGCCGCCGACCCCCGGCATTGGCTCGCCGCGCATTTTCACGCTGCGCAACATTCCCGACCTCGACCGCATCATGGCCTCCCTTGCCGAAAACAAGCCGCGTAGGGCGGTAGTGATCGGCGGCGGCTACATCGGCCTCGAAGTCGCCGAAAACTTCCATGAGCGTGGCCTGTTCACAACCGTTGTCGAGGGGGCTCCGCATGTTCTTGCTCCCTTCGATGACGAGATGGCGGCCATCGTTCATGCCCATATGCGCGACAAGGAGATCGAACTTCACCTCGACGACAAGGTCGAGCATTTCGAGGATCGGCCCGATCACACCATCGTCTTCCTGGCCTCAGGCAAGCGCATCCAAGCCGACATCGTCGTACTGGCCATCGGCGTTCGCCCCGAGGTGAAGCTCGCTCGCGACGCCGGTCTTGAGCTCGGTGCCGTCGGCGGCATCAAGGTCGACGAGCATCTTGCTACCTCCGACCCCGATATCTTCGCGGTCGGCGACGCCATCGAGGTGATGAACAGGGTGTCCGGCCGCATGGCGCTGATCCCGCTGGCCGGTCCGGCCAACCGGCAGGCGCGTATCATCGCCGACAACATGCTGTCCGCCGATCCCGCCGATTACAAAAGCTATGGCGGCACGCTTGGGACCGCGATTTTGAAGGTGTTCGACCTCGCAGCTGCCTGTACGGGCCTCAATGAGGCAGCGGTGAAGGCGCTCGGTATTCCCTATCGGGCCAGCATCACCCACTCCGGCTCGCATGCGTCCTACTACCCCGGCAGCCAGCAGATCAGCCTCAAGCTGGTCTACGGCCTTGATGGTACGATCCTCGGTGCTCAGGCCGTCGGCGTCGATGGTGCCGACAAGCGCATCGACATTATTGCCACGGCGATCCGCGCCGGTCTCAAGGTGACCGATCTCACCGAACTGGAACTCGCTTATGCGCCGCCCTTCGGCTCGGCCAAGGATCCGGTCAACATCGCCGGCTATGTCGCCGAGAACGTGCTCAACGGCAGCCACGAAATCATCGGCTGGCGCGACCTGCGCGACCTCCTGCGAGATGCTCCCACGTCCGTCCAACTCGTTGACGTTCGCACGCCGGAGGAATTCTCGATCCGTACGCTGCCGGGCGCGCGCAACATCGAACTCGACCATCTGCGCGAGCGGCTCGGTGAACTCGATCCGAAACAGCCATTGATTGTCTTCTGCCAAGTTGGACTTCGTGGTTACCTCGCCTATCGCGTCCTGAAGCAGGCCGGCTTCAAGGATGCTCGCAACCTGACCGGCGGCTTCAAAACCTACTCTTGGGCGACTGAGAAGCAATCGAGCACGGATATCTTCGACTATGAAGACATTCGTCGACGCGATCCTTCGGAAGTCGAGCCCCAAAAGGGCAGTTGCCGTGTGGGCGTTACGGATGGCGTGCAAACGCTTGACGTTACCGGCCTGCAATGCCCTGGCCCCATCCTCAAAACCTTCCGCGCCATCGAGGCGATGGAGGCTGGTGACCTTCTGGAGGTACGGGCGTCGGACCCCGCCTTTGGCCGCGATATCCGCGCCTGGGCCGACAAGACCGGCCATCAGTTGCTCGGCGTCGGCACCGAGAAGGGCGTGATCACCGCCCGCATCCGCAAAGCGGCGCCGGCTCTGGTTCCGGCCGACGTTGGGGTGGCTGCGGCACCCCGTGATGGCGCGACGCTGGTGGTGTTCTCCGGCGACCTCGACAAGGTGATGGCCTCGCTGATTATCGCCAATGGTGCCCTTGCCATGGGGTCGAAGGTCACGCTGTTCTTCACCTTCTGGGGGCTCAACGTTCTGCGGAAACCCGACGCGCCGAGTCCACGAAAACCAATGATCGATGCTGCCTTCGGCTTCATGTTGCCGAAAGGGGCGGGCCGGCTCAACCGCCTGTCCAACATGAACTTCGCTGGTCTCGGTGGCAGGCTGATGCGCAAGGTTATGGGTGACAAGCACGTTGACAGCCCGGCGAGCCTGCTTGCTTCGCTGGTCGATGGTGGTGCCACTCTGGTCGCCTGTCAGATGTCGATGGACGTCATGGGCATCCGTCGCGAGGAGCTGATTGACGGTGTTGAGATCGGCGGCGTTGCGACATTCCTCGGGCGGGCGCAGCAGTCGGCGACCACGCTATTCATCTGA
- the gtfA gene encoding sucrose phosphorylase, which yields MKNQVQLITYVDRLTAGGFSDLKALVDGPLKGVIGGVHPLPFFDPIDGADAGFDPIDHTLVDPRLGDWNDVRALSASVDIMADMIVNHVSADSPAFKDFLEKGDASDFADMFLTFGKVFPNGASEQDLLAIYRPRPGFPFNKTSFGDGSKRLIWTTFTPKQIDIDVFSKHGAAYLDAIFASFKEGGITAIRLDAAGYAVKKPGTSSFMIPETYAFLGELAEKARGLDMEVLVEIHSYYRDQIEIAKKVDRVYDFALPPLVLHALFTCEAGPLAEWLKISPRNAITVLDTHDGIGVIDVGAATDGRPGLLAPAALDALVETMHDRSGGESRQATGAAASNLDLYQVNCTYYDALGKRDSEYLIARALQFFAPGIPQVYYVGLLGGVNDMELLQHTKVGRDINRHYYKPAEVTAALEKPVVKKLFDLARFRNSHPAFNGDFAVEQPSSNRLVLSWTRGDEHAALDVDFKAMTARISHKGAAGDGQFVVG from the coding sequence GTGAAGAACCAAGTCCAGCTCATCACCTATGTCGACCGGCTGACGGCCGGCGGTTTCTCCGATCTCAAGGCACTCGTCGACGGTCCACTCAAGGGTGTGATCGGCGGTGTCCATCCCCTACCCTTCTTCGACCCGATCGATGGCGCCGATGCTGGCTTCGACCCGATCGATCATACGCTGGTCGATCCGCGCCTCGGTGACTGGAACGACGTCCGCGCGCTTTCGGCGTCGGTCGACATCATGGCCGATATGATCGTTAACCACGTCTCGGCCGACTCGCCGGCCTTCAAGGACTTCCTCGAAAAGGGCGATGCCTCCGACTTCGCCGATATGTTCCTGACCTTCGGCAAGGTGTTCCCGAACGGCGCCTCCGAGCAGGACCTGCTCGCTATCTATCGGCCTCGCCCTGGCTTTCCCTTCAACAAGACGTCCTTTGGCGATGGCTCGAAGCGCCTCATCTGGACCACGTTCACGCCGAAGCAGATTGATATCGACGTCTTCTCAAAACATGGCGCCGCCTATCTCGACGCCATTTTTGCCAGCTTCAAGGAAGGTGGCATCACCGCCATCCGGCTCGACGCTGCCGGTTATGCGGTCAAGAAGCCGGGAACGAGCTCGTTCATGATTCCGGAGACTTATGCCTTCCTCGGCGAGTTGGCGGAGAAGGCGCGCGGCCTCGATATGGAGGTGCTGGTCGAGATCCACAGCTACTACCGCGACCAGATCGAAATCGCCAAGAAAGTCGACCGCGTCTACGATTTTGCGCTGCCGCCGCTGGTGCTGCATGCCCTGTTCACCTGCGAAGCGGGACCGCTGGCCGAATGGCTGAAGATCAGCCCACGCAATGCCATCACCGTGCTCGACACCCATGACGGCATCGGCGTCATCGACGTGGGCGCGGCCACGGATGGTCGGCCAGGCCTGCTCGCCCCCGCCGCGCTCGACGCGCTGGTAGAGACGATGCACGACCGTTCTGGCGGTGAAAGCCGGCAGGCAACGGGCGCCGCGGCCTCCAATCTCGATCTCTATCAGGTCAACTGCACCTACTACGACGCGCTCGGCAAGCGCGACAGCGAATACCTCATCGCCCGCGCCCTGCAGTTCTTCGCGCCCGGCATCCCCCAGGTCTACTATGTCGGCCTTCTGGGCGGCGTGAACGACATGGAGCTTCTCCAACACACCAAGGTCGGCCGCGACATCAATCGCCACTATTACAAGCCGGCGGAAGTGACGGCGGCGCTCGAAAAGCCGGTGGTCAAGAAGCTCTTCGACCTCGCGCGTTTCCGCAACAGCCATCCGGCCTTCAATGGTGACTTTGCCGTGGAGCAGCCGTCGTCGAACCGCCTGGTGCTAAGCTGGACAAGGGGCGACGAGCACGCCGCGCTCGACGTCGACTTCAAGGCAATGACTGCCAGAATCAGCCACAAGGGCGCGGCCGGAGACGGACAGTTCGTCGTCGGCTAA
- a CDS encoding acetate uptake transporter: MSSAHSTDATANPAPLGLMGFGMTTLLLNFHNAGFYPMDTMILAMGIFYGGLAQMIAGIMEWKKGNTFAATAFTSYGMFWLALVGLIVLQKTSLGIAGPSPDAAMPAFLGMWGVFTAIMFIATLRLNRALQVVFGSLTVLFALLAIGDATGNEAITHLAGWEGLFCGASAIYAGLAQVLNEVYGRTLWPIGPVKRA, from the coding sequence ATGAGCTCCGCCCATTCGACCGATGCCACCGCCAATCCAGCCCCGCTCGGGCTTATGGGCTTCGGCATGACCACCTTGCTTCTCAATTTCCACAATGCCGGCTTCTATCCGATGGACACGATGATCCTCGCCATGGGCATCTTCTATGGCGGTCTCGCCCAGATGATCGCGGGCATCATGGAGTGGAAGAAGGGCAACACCTTCGCCGCCACCGCTTTCACCAGCTACGGCATGTTCTGGCTGGCGCTGGTTGGCCTCATCGTTCTCCAGAAGACCTCGCTCGGCATCGCCGGCCCGTCGCCGGACGCCGCCATGCCGGCTTTCCTCGGCATGTGGGGTGTGTTCACGGCCATCATGTTCATCGCTACGCTGCGCCTCAATCGCGCGCTGCAGGTGGTGTTCGGCTCGCTGACCGTGCTGTTCGCACTGCTCGCCATTGGCGATGCCACCGGTAACGAGGCGATCACCCACCTCGCTGGCTGGGAGGGCCTGTTCTGCGGCGCCTCGGCCATCTATGCCGGTCTGGCACAGGTGCTGAACGAGGTCTACGGCCGCACTCTCTGGCCGATTGGGCCGGTAAAGCGCGCCTGA
- a CDS encoding YcnI family protein, producing MTKTKLAALGAATLLLAAPVAALAHITLEAPQAPAGSTYKAVLRVPHGCAGAATLKVRVQMPEGFIGVKPMPKAGWTLDITKGKYEGSYDLHGSAVTEGVKELSWTGNLPDDYYDEFVFRGTLTKAFAAGATVYFPVVQECEGGKVERWIEVPADGKTSDDYESPAPSVKIVAPAK from the coding sequence ATGACCAAGACCAAACTGGCCGCTCTTGGAGCCGCCACGCTGCTGCTTGCCGCCCCGGTTGCCGCCCTCGCTCATATCACGCTGGAGGCACCGCAGGCACCCGCCGGTTCCACCTACAAAGCCGTGCTCCGTGTGCCCCATGGTTGCGCTGGCGCCGCGACGCTGAAAGTCCGCGTGCAGATGCCCGAAGGATTCATTGGCGTGAAACCGATGCCCAAGGCGGGATGGACTCTCGACATCACTAAAGGCAAGTACGAAGGCAGTTACGACCTTCACGGCAGCGCAGTCACCGAGGGCGTAAAGGAGCTCTCTTGGACGGGCAACCTGCCGGATGACTATTACGACGAGTTCGTTTTCCGCGGCACGCTGACTAAAGCGTTTGCCGCAGGCGCCACGGTCTACTTCCCAGTGGTTCAGGAATGCGAAGGTGGCAAGGTTGAGCGCTGGATCGAGGTGCCTGCCGATGGCAAGACCTCGGATGATTACGAGTCGCCGGCGCCAAGCGTCAAAATCGTCGCGCCCGCCAAGTGA